The following proteins are encoded in a genomic region of Mahella australiensis 50-1 BON:
- the purE gene encoding 5-(carboxyamino)imidazole ribonucleotide mutase, with protein sequence MPKVAWIMGSDSDLPALTKGIKLLKDFGVEVEVAVISAHRTPDVAVAFATSARDEGFEVIIAAAGKAAHLAGVMAAYTTLPVIGIPMKSSALEGLDALLSTIQMPPGVPVAAVAIDGAENAAILAVQILAVKYDELADKLKEYKGNMAKGVMAKDAKVKQEVSNL encoded by the coding sequence ATGCCAAAAGTTGCATGGATTATGGGCAGCGATTCCGATCTGCCCGCGTTGACCAAAGGAATAAAGCTTCTGAAAGATTTCGGCGTAGAGGTTGAGGTAGCCGTTATATCGGCCCATCGCACGCCCGACGTTGCTGTAGCGTTTGCTACCTCGGCGCGCGATGAAGGCTTTGAGGTGATAATAGCCGCTGCCGGTAAGGCGGCGCATTTGGCCGGGGTTATGGCGGCTTATACCACATTACCGGTTATAGGCATACCGATGAAATCATCGGCGCTGGAGGGCTTGGATGCATTGTTGTCCACCATACAGATGCCACCGGGCGTGCCTGTGGCTGCCGTGGCAATAGACGGCGCTGAAAATGCCGCCATACTGGCGGTGCAGATATTAGCTGTCAAGTACGATGAGTTGGCTGATAAACTTAAGGAGTATAAGGGAAATATGGCCAAAGGAGTTATGGCCAAAGATGCCAAAGTAAAACAGGAGGTAAGTAATTTATGA
- a CDS encoding type II toxin-antitoxin system RelE/ParE family toxin encodes MDDERLASLGYRKLIVKNYVVFFTIDEKSKVVDIARILYARRDWLRVL; translated from the coding sequence ATGGATGATGAACGGTTGGCGTCGCTTGGTTATCGCAAGTTAATAGTGAAAAATTATGTTGTTTTTTTCACAATAGATGAGAAGTCAAAAGTTGTTGATATTGCAAGAATTCTCTATGCGAGACGCGATTGGCTCCGAGTTTTGTAG
- a CDS encoding NCS2 family permease gives MDRFFKLKENGTDVRTEIIAGVTTFITMAYIIFVNPMILAQSGMNSQGLLGAEVGKAGLNVSNDPVIAAVFVATILSAVIGTMIMGLVANVPFALAAGMGMNAFFTFYVVLTVGYTWQQALAIVFICGIINIIITVTKLRIMIVDSIPDSLKNAIGAGIGLFIALIGFKEGGLVASSPDTLVAMGSFKDPKVILTAIGLIITGILMVRKVKGSILLGIILTTIIGVFMQTVLGLKMDIFLPESFKIFSLPPSIAPTFFKLDFKGLFTAGTGVGAGIVSALAIIMSFSLVDTFDTIGTFIGTGRKTGIFDEKNDKPGKGRFPRKLDKALFADSIATSIGALLGTSNVTTYVESAAGISEGGRTGLTSVVTAICFILALFLSPVVGIVSAQATAPALIIVGVLMIGAIMKINFDDFTEALPAFFTLVMMPFTYSIANGIAAGFIFYTLIKIVTGKAKEVHPIMYVFTVLFILKFALQV, from the coding sequence TTGGATCGTTTTTTTAAGCTAAAAGAGAATGGCACAGATGTGCGCACAGAGATTATAGCCGGCGTCACAACGTTTATCACGATGGCTTACATAATCTTTGTCAACCCGATGATACTGGCTCAGTCCGGTATGAATTCCCAAGGCCTTTTGGGTGCCGAAGTAGGCAAAGCAGGGCTCAATGTTTCCAACGATCCGGTCATAGCCGCCGTATTCGTGGCTACTATACTATCGGCTGTTATAGGCACCATGATAATGGGCCTTGTAGCCAATGTGCCTTTTGCTTTGGCAGCCGGTATGGGCATGAACGCATTCTTCACTTTTTATGTCGTGCTTACTGTCGGCTACACATGGCAGCAGGCATTGGCCATAGTCTTTATTTGTGGTATCATCAATATAATTATCACCGTTACAAAGCTCAGAATAATGATAGTCGACTCTATTCCCGATTCGCTCAAAAACGCCATAGGTGCTGGCATAGGCCTCTTTATAGCCCTTATAGGCTTCAAAGAAGGCGGCCTGGTCGCTTCATCGCCGGATACACTTGTGGCTATGGGCAGTTTTAAGGATCCCAAAGTCATATTAACTGCCATAGGTCTTATCATAACCGGCATACTTATGGTAAGAAAGGTCAAAGGCTCCATACTGCTGGGTATCATACTTACCACCATTATCGGAGTTTTCATGCAGACGGTACTCGGTCTCAAGATGGATATATTCCTGCCCGAGAGCTTCAAAATATTCTCTTTGCCGCCGAGCATAGCGCCCACATTCTTTAAGCTGGATTTCAAGGGTTTGTTTACGGCGGGTACGGGCGTCGGTGCCGGTATTGTGTCGGCTCTGGCCATAATAATGTCTTTCAGTTTGGTGGACACGTTCGATACCATCGGTACGTTTATAGGCACCGGCCGTAAAACCGGTATATTTGATGAGAAAAACGATAAACCCGGCAAAGGGCGTTTCCCGAGGAAACTGGACAAAGCGTTGTTCGCCGATTCTATAGCCACATCGATAGGTGCGCTTTTGGGTACCAGCAATGTCACTACATATGTAGAGAGCGCTGCAGGCATAAGCGAGGGTGGCAGAACGGGCCTAACATCGGTGGTGACGGCTATATGCTTTATACTGGCCTTGTTTCTTTCACCTGTCGTCGGCATCGTGTCGGCTCAGGCCACTGCTCCAGCTCTCATAATAGTAGGTGTGCTCATGATAGGTGCCATTATGAAGATAAACTTCGATGATTTCACCGAAGCACTCCCAGCCTTTTTCACATTGGTCATGATGCCGTTTACCTACAGCATAGCCAACGGCATAGCAGCCGGTTTCATATTCTATACGCTTATTAAGATAGTTACCGGCAAGGCTAAAGAAGTACATCCGATAATGTATGTCTTTACCGTGCTGTTTATACTGAAATTTGCCTTGCAGGTATGA
- the purC gene encoding phosphoribosylaminoimidazolesuccinocarboxamide synthase — MKKLEQLYEGKAKKVYATDDPDYVIVEYKDDATAFNGVKRGTIVGKGVVNNKVSNHLFKMLEGHGIPTHFVEELSDRETLVKKVDIVPVEVIVRNIAAGSISQRLGIPEGTVLKHTVLEYSYKNDELGDPMINAYHVYAMGLATPEEMKTIDDMAFKVNDILSDYLKDMNIRLVDFKLEFGRFHGQIILADEISPDTCRFWDMTTNEKLDKDRFRRDLDHVEEAYQEILRRLMGGE; from the coding sequence ATGAAGAAGTTGGAACAACTATATGAAGGTAAAGCCAAAAAAGTCTATGCCACGGATGATCCCGATTACGTTATAGTGGAATATAAGGACGATGCCACTGCGTTCAACGGCGTAAAGCGCGGTACCATAGTGGGGAAGGGTGTGGTCAACAACAAGGTGTCCAATCATTTGTTCAAGATGCTGGAGGGCCACGGCATACCGACGCACTTCGTAGAGGAATTATCCGATCGCGAGACGCTGGTCAAAAAAGTAGATATAGTGCCGGTGGAGGTCATAGTGCGCAATATAGCTGCGGGCAGCATATCGCAGCGGCTGGGTATACCCGAAGGCACTGTATTGAAACATACGGTGCTAGAGTATTCGTATAAGAACGATGAGCTCGGCGATCCGATGATAAACGCTTATCATGTATATGCTATGGGCCTGGCTACGCCAGAAGAAATGAAGACTATAGACGATATGGCCTTTAAGGTCAACGATATACTGAGCGATTACTTAAAGGACATGAACATACGCCTGGTCGATTTTAAACTGGAATTTGGGCGTTTCCATGGACAGATAATACTGGCCGATGAGATATCGCCTGATACGTGCCGTTTCTGGGATATGACCACAAATGAAAAGTTGGATAAAGACCGCTTCAGAA